A window of Rosa rugosa chromosome 7, drRosRugo1.1, whole genome shotgun sequence genomic DNA:
GACCACAATTAGATTACACTTTATAGTCCTAAAAAAGCAGCAGGTCTTTCTTCCTCTCTTGGCTATCAGTTTGGCGATGGCGACAGTCCGCATGATAGGCAAGTAACTCTTCCACAACCTCTTTCTACAATTATTCTCACCTCCTCAATACTAATTCTCTCATTTCTCCGCGATTCCGGTGACTTCAAATACAGATATAGCCGTTAACTTCACAGGTCAGTTTCATCTTCCACACACTTTTGTTTCCATTTCGAATTCAATCTCGATCCTCAAATTTTTTTGAGTGCACAAAAAATCAGATGGAATGTTCAAAGGACTCTACAATGGGAAGCAGTGCCACGTCTCCGATATACCCACCGTTTTGACCCGGGCTTGGGCTGCCGGCGTCCACCGCATCATCGTAATAATGCTCCTTCTTTCTTTTGCTATAGTACTCTAGTTAATTTTGGTTCAGTGCGCTCTGAAATTAGAATTAGGTTTGGGGTTTGTGTAGGTCACTGGTGGATCACTTGAGGAATCAAAGGAAGCTTTAACAATTGCACAAActgatggtttctctctctctctctctctctctctctgttttgttTGCAATCACTGTATTACTGTGTAAATTAATTTCAACAAATTGGGGTTGCTATTGGTTTTTTGCAGCAAGGCTTTTTTGTACTGTGGGTGTGCACCCAACTAGATGCAAggtttgccttttttttttttttattttttttttttaaaaaaaatttatttatttatttatatttttttgggGGCAAAATGTATGTTTGATGGTGTTGTTTTTGGTGAAGTTTGTTAGTGAATGTGGTTTATTGCATGTTTGGTTAAGGAATTTGATGAGAGCGGGGATCCAGATAAGCATTTTCAGGCGCTTTTGTCATTGGCCAGAGAGGGGATAGAGAAAGGGAAGGTATGTTCATACCTTTAGCATATTGCTTTATCATTTCTTGTGATGCATTTATGTGTTGAAAACATTTGCAACTTGTTACAACGAGTGGTGTGTTCAGATCTCAAAGCAACTAATTATGTACCGCTTATGTTCTCCTATTATGTTTTTAAGGTGGTTGCAATTGGTGAGTGTGGACTGGACTATGACAGGCTTCAGTTTTGCCCTCCGGAAATTCAAAAGAagtatgttttcttgttttataCTTTCTATCGCTTGCACGTCTCTAATTTTCTTTCCATCAAATGATGCATTATGTGGTTTCCATAATATGTTTGTATTGTAAATTTAGGTATTTTGAGAAGCAGTTTGAATTGGCACATGCCACTAAGCTGCCCATGTTTCTGCATATGCGTGCAGCTGCTCAAGATTTCTGTGAAATTGTAGAAAGAAATAGGAACAGGTGAGATTTCTGGTCACTATAGTTTCACCATCAAAATTTTCTCCCAAGATAAATAAGTAAGTGACATTCCAGTTACATCTTAGATTAGGGAAATTCCAGCTCCAGATAATTAGTTTTCTGATGAATATTTGAATTTGTTAAAGAGAAAAATAGTGGATTcaaccttttcttttccttttcccatTTTAGAGTGGGCATCAAGGGACGTCCAGTAACTGTCTTTTACTTTTATCTGATAGCATTGTGCAATGCTTGTGTGCATGAACTTGATACCTTCCTCTTCTATATCACAGATTCACTGCTGGGGTGGCCCATTCATTTACTGATAGTTCAGACGATTGTGATAAGCTTCTTTCCATCAGCAACATGTATATAGGTGAAAATTGTTATAATAGAATATCTTCTAATACTTATCTGGCTTTCAGAAGAGTTTCTAATTTTTATGTTTATAatgttcttaaaaatttcttTAAATATAGTATTATTATATTATGAATTGGATGTCAAATATGGAACCAGAATGATCTAATATGCCTAGAGGAATACATTAagtgaatgcatttttttttttttttggtctggaaAGTGAATGGCTTTTGATTGGTCAGGTTCCTGCATTTTTTAGTCCACTTCATCACCCTCCTAGGGAAGGGGAAATAAATTGCACCGAATAACACAATTAAGGTCCTTGTAGTGCCCACTGGAATTTTCATTTGCATATTGGGAAAAAGAGTTTGGGGTTTCATAAGAGTAAGATGACGCTAATGCATGTTTAAGTAAATTTCCATTAATAAAGATGAATGATTTTTAAGAGACATGCTTCTAGATTGTTTATGGCAGAAAGTTAGTTTCGATGCTTGGAGGTGATTTGATTTAACCATTTACTTTTCCTGGGATAGGAAAGGGCCATCGTTTGTCTAACCTATCCTGGTGTTCTATAGTACCAATTGTCTTCCCTAGTTAACGAATAGCTGCAGTTACATATTAAACTTTTCGTCTTGGTTTTAAATGGAGCTCATGGATATTAGCCTTTTGTTACTTACAGGTGTGAATGGTTGCTCTTTGAAGACAACTGAGAATCTTGATGTTGTGAGGGGCATTCCTGTCGACAGAATGATGATTGAAACAGATTCTCCATATTGTGGAATCAAGAACAGTCATGCTGGGATTAAATTTGTGAAGTCCACATGGCCTTctaagaagaaagagaagtatGATCAAGAGTGCATTGTTAAAGACCGCAATGAACCTTGTTTGGTTCGGTAAGTTGAAATTTTTTCTTCCACCATATCataaacttcttcttcttcttattcttctttttatttttattttttttatagtgAAAATACAAAAACAGAGTATTGAACCTGTATGAAGAGAAGTCTTGTAGTTTGACATTGAACTATAAAGCTTCCCATGAATTCTATTTTCAGTTTTTCACCCAATTCAAAGTAATATAGTACTCTTGCAAGAAGTCCCAGCACTTATAAGGTTTACAGTATGATATCTAACTATCATATGTCACAAGATATCATCCCTGTATGAAGAGAAGTCTTGTCTTGTAGTTTGACATTGAACTATAAAACTTCCCATGAATTGTATTCAGTTTTTCACCCAATTCAAAGTAATATAGTACTCTTGCAAGAAGTCCCAGCACTCATAAGGTTTACAGTATAATATCTAATTATCATATGTCACAAGATATCATGTAGGTTtttgtgtgtgcgtgtgtgtgtggcGTGTCTAACGTGGGAATTATATTTGTCAGAAAATAATGATTTGTGATGGTTGGCCTGTCTCGTACTAAATTATCTCCGGAACGTAGTGTATGCAAGTTGTT
This region includes:
- the LOC133720144 gene encoding uncharacterized protein LOC133720144 — encoded protein: MATVRMIDIAVNFTDGMFKGLYNGKQCHVSDIPTVLTRAWAAGVHRIIVTGGSLEESKEALTIAQTDARLFCTVGVHPTRCKEFDESGDPDKHFQALLSLAREGIEKGKVVAIGECGLDYDRLQFCPPEIQKKYFEKQFELAHATKLPMFLHMRAAAQDFCEIVERNRNRFTAGVAHSFTDSSDDCDKLLSISNMYIGVNGCSLKTTENLDVVRGIPVDRMMIETDSPYCGIKNSHAGIKFVKSTWPSKKKEKYDQECIVKDRNEPCLVRQVLEVIAGCKGISDVGQLSRTLYQNTCRVFFPQDLDSAADSLLAGHDPQ